A genomic window from Prunus persica cultivar Lovell chromosome G2, Prunus_persica_NCBIv2, whole genome shotgun sequence includes:
- the LOC18786894 gene encoding AP3-complex subunit beta-A — MFPQFGATADTLSKASTMVFRIGTDAHLYDDPDDVSIAPLLDSKFDSEKCEALKRLLALIAQGFEVSNFFPQVVKNVASQSLEVKKLVYLYLLHYAQKRPNEALLSINYFQKDLGDPNPLVRAWALRTMAGIRLHVIAPLVLVAAGKCARDPSVYVRKCAANALPKLHDLRLDENTAGIEEIIGILLNDHSPCVVGAAAAAFSSVCPNNLALIGRNYKRLCEILPDVEEWGKIILIGILLRYIIARHGLVKESIMFSLHSTENSQSEKDCSDTNSALVEDNGDMSGRYQSELANIVSRCYIEGPAEHLSRLSLMNKDASECNYASFTSGKNNDDVKILLQCTSPLLWSNNSAVVLAAAGVHWIMAPIEDLKRIVKPLLFVLRSSNASKYVVLCNVQVFAKAIPSLFSLYFEDFFICSSDSYQIKALKLDILAYIATDSSISFILKEFQDYIRDPDRRFAADTVAGIGICAQRLPEMANTCLEFLLALTRQQLMTGEFGSVDGEADILIQAIMSIKSIIQQDPPSHEKVIIQLVRSLNSIKVPAARAIIVWMVGEYNSLGDLIPKMLATVLKYLAWCFTSEELETKLQICNTTVKVLLHAKGNDLLTIKKVLIYVLELAKCDLNYDIRDRAHFLRKILSTYLDSRGLEEETNCLAQHKDSSCVLAEYLFGGQKKPMPHEPIDHRFYLPGSLSQIVLHAAPGYEPLPKPCSLRCDGLKMNEFGEGVTNGDPYVTDNEDSESEFLDEENASSYSSQHSDMDSSGSGGSEEAGSASEGDENSHPLIQFSDVGNANEKKNIASQSASDFGELLSNRALESWLDEQPGFSSTNTSEQSQVRRSSARISIGDIGGQIKPKSYALLDPVNGNGLKADYSFSSEISSISPLFLCIEVSFKNCSKEIVSDITLVDEESGKGMDSVDQASGSRESSTTPENNEPNLVSVEEIASLEPGQAMTRTVQVRFHHHLLPLKLTLYCNGKRHPVKLRPDIGYFVKALPMDVEAFTKKESHLRGMFECVRRCTFTDHIKELDKDKGDDSLVEDKFLVICRNLALKMLSSANLHLVSVDLPVAANLDDATGLCLRFSSKLLSTSAPCLITITVQGRCSEPLEMSVKVNCEETVFGLNLLNRIVNVLVEPSHAHE; from the exons GCGTCCGAATGAAGCATTGCTATCGATTAATTACTTCCAGAAGGATTTGGGGGATCCAAATCCGTTAGTGAGGGCATGGGCCCTGAGAACCATGGCGGGGATCCGTCTACATGTTATTGCACCGTTAGTTCTTGTTGCCGCTGGAAAATGTGCTAGAGATCCCTCTGTGTATGTTAGAAAATGCGCGGCCAATGCTCTTCCTAAGCTGCACGATTTGCGCCTTGACGAAAATACCGCGGGGATTGAAGAG ATTATCGGAATATTGTTGAATGACCACTCCCCTTGTGTCGTTGGTGCTGCTGCCGCTGCTTTCTCTTCCGTTTGTCCGAATAATTTGGCTCTGATtggaagaaattataaaaggTTATGCGAGATTCTTCCTGATGTGGAAGAATGgggtaaaataattttaatcgGGATCCTTTTGCGCTATATAATTGCGAGGCATGGGCTTGTAAAGGAATCCATTATGTTTTCTTTGCACAGTACAGAGAATTCTCAATCTGAAAAGGATTGTTCAGACACCAACTCTGCGTTAGTGGAAGACAACGGTGACATGAGTGGTCGTTATCAGTCTGAATTAGCAAATATTGTATCCCGTTGTTATATTGAAGGACCAGCTGAACATTTATCACGATTAAGTCTCATGAATAAAGATGCATCTGAATGTAATTATGCCAGTTTTACATCTGGAAAGAACAATGATGATGTGAAGATCCTGCTGCAGTGTACATCCCCATTGTTATGGAGTAATAATAGTGCAGTTGTACTAGCAGCTGCTGGTGTACACTGGATTATGGCACCCATAGAGGATTTGAAAAGAATTGTTAAGCCGCTGTTGTTCGTTCTAAGATCATCTAATGCCTCAAAATATGTG GTTTTATGTAACGTTCAAGTGTTTGCAAAAGCAATTCCTTCACTCTTCTCTCTGTACTTTGAAGACTTCTTTATATGCTCTTCAGATTCATATCAAATTAAAGCTTTGAAACTGGATATACTGGCTTACATTGCCACAGATTCATCAATTTCATTTATACTCAAAGAATTTCAG GATTATATTAGAGATCCAGACAGGAGATTTGCTGCTGATACTGTTGCTGGAATTGGCATATGCGCGCAGCGACTTCCAGAAATGGCAAACACATGCTTAGAATTTTTATTGGCTTTGACCAGACAGC AACTTATGACTGGTGAGTTCGGGTCTGTGGATGGTGAAGCAGATATTTTGATTCAAGCAATAATGTCTATTAAATCAATCATTCAGCAAGATCCACCCAGTCATGAAAAG GTTATTATTCAGTTGGTTCGTAGTTTAAATTCAATAAAGGTGCCTGCTGCACGGGCTATAATTGTTTGGATGGTGGGGGAGTATAACTCTTTAGGTGATCTCATCCCAAAGATGTTAGCTACAGTACTCAAGTATCTTGCATGGTGCTTTACTTCAGAAGAGTTGGAAACAAAGCTTCAAATTTGTAATACTACTGTTAAG GTTTTATTGCATGCAAAAGGGAATGATCTGTTGACTatcaaaaaagttttaatcTATGTGCTGGAACTGGCCAAATGCGACTTAAACTATGACATTCGTGATCGAGCTCATTTCTTAAGGAAAATTCTGTCAACTTATTTAGATTCTCGAGGTCTGGAGGAGGAAACCAATTGTCTGGCCCAGCATAAAGATAGTTCATGTGTCCTTGCGGAATACTTATTTGGAggacaaaaaaaaccaatgccACATGAGCCCATTGATCACCGGTTTTACCTTCCTGGCTCTTTATCACAGATAGTACTTCATGCTGCTCCAGGGTATGAACCTCTCCCAAAGCCCTGTAGTTTGCGCTGTGATGGCCTCAAAATGAATGAATTTGGAGAGGGAGTCACTAATGGTGATCCATATGTTACAGACAACGAGGACTCAGAGTCTGAATTTTTGGATGAGGAAAACGCTTCTAGTTATAGTTCACAACACTCTGATATGGATTCAAGTGGCAGTGGTGGCAGTGAAGAGGCAGGTTCTGCAAGTGAAGGCGATGAAAATTCTCATCCCTTGATTCAATTTTCAGATGTTGGAAATgctaatgaaaagaaaaatatagctTCTCAGTCTGCTTCTGATTTTGGGGAATTGTTGTCAAATAGAGCTTTAGAATCATGGTTAGATGAGCAGCCTGGTTTTTCAAGCACAAATACTTCAGAACAAAGTCAAGTCCGTAGATCTTCAGCAAGAATCTCCATTGGTGATATTGGAGGTCAAATTAAACCTAAAAGCTATGCACTCTTGGATCCTGTGAATGGAAACGGCTTAAAGGCTGACTATTCATTTTCATCTGAGATTTCAAGCATCTCTCCTTTGTTTCTATGTATAGAAGTTTCCTTCAAGAACTGTTCAAAGGAAATCGTGTCTGATATAACTTTGGTTGATGAGGAATCCGGCAAAGGCATGGATTCTGTAGACCAAGCTTCGGGTTCACGTGAAag CTCAACAACACCTGAAAATAATGAGCCAAATCTAGTTTCTGTAGAAGAGATCGCTTCTCTAGAACCTGGTCAGGCAATGACAAGAACCGTCCAGGTTCGCTTCCATCACCACCTTTTGCCTCTAAAACTGACCTTATATTGTAATGGCAAGAGGCATCCTGTTAAGTTGCGGCCCGACATTGGATACTTTGTAAAAGCTCTTCCTATGGATGTTGAAGCCTTCACAAAAAAGGAGTCTCATCTGCGAGGAATGTTTGAATGTGTAAGAAG GTGCACCTTCACTGATCATATCAAGGAGTTGGACAAGGACAAGGGTGACGATTCATTGGTAGAAGACAAATTTCTCGTAATCTGCCGAAATCTTGCATTGAAAATGCTTAGCAGTGCAAATCTTCATCTTGTATCTGTTGATTTGCCAGTCGCAGCGAACCTCGATGATGCAACAGGTTTGTGCTTACGATTCAGCAGCAAGCTTTTGAGCACCTCTGCCCCCTGCTTGATCACCATCACCGTTCAAGGTAGATGTTCTGAACCGTTGGAAATGTCAGTTAAAGTAAACTGCGAAGAAACTGTATTCGGGCTGAATCTGCTGAACAGGATCGTGAATGTATTGGTTGAGCCCTCTCATGCCCATGAGTAG